DNA from Parvularcula marina:
AACACAAAGGGACCCAGCGCCTTCGGGCGTTTTCAGCGTGTAAATCGGGGGGTGGCTCCAGACGCGCTTCAATGAAAGAGCATGTGAACGACGCTTATGGCGCAGAATTCCAAACGCGGACGCAATAACAACCGTCGCCGTCAGGGGGGGAACAACAACCCCAACCGGTCGCTTGATTCCACCGGACCCGACGTCAAGATTCGCGGCACCGCCGCACAGATTTTTGAGAAATATCAAGCCCTTGCTCGTGACGCCGCATCCTCTGGCGACCGCATCCGGGCTGAAAGCCTGCTCCAGCACGCCGAGCACTATTATCGCATGATGAAAGCCATGCAGGCGGCGAATGAGAAGCAGCAGGAAGAGCGTCAGGCCGCCTCGAATGAGCGCGATGACGATAGCACTGACAGCTCAGACGACGACACGACTTCACAGGAAGCCCCCAAGAAATCTGCTGCCAAGGCAAAAGCCACCACGGAAAAGGAAGCCGACGAGGCGTCCTCCGATGACAGCGAGGCAGCTGCCAGCGACGAAGAGGAAAGCCGTCCGCGCCGTCCGCGTCGCCGCCGTACCCGCCGGACTGCGGAAGATGAGGCCGAGGGCGCATCTGACGATGACAAGCGGTCCGACGCCGATGAATCCGTGACCGCCGCCTGATCATTCTCC
Protein-coding regions in this window:
- a CDS encoding DUF4167 domain-containing protein, which produces MAQNSKRGRNNNRRRQGGNNNPNRSLDSTGPDVKIRGTAAQIFEKYQALARDAASSGDRIRAESLLQHAEHYYRMMKAMQAANEKQQEERQAASNERDDDSTDSSDDDTTSQEAPKKSAAKAKATTEKEADEASSDDSEAAASDEEESRPRRPRRRRTRRTAEDEAEGASDDDKRSDADESVTAA